A single Dreissena polymorpha isolate Duluth1 chromosome 14, UMN_Dpol_1.0, whole genome shotgun sequence DNA region contains:
- the LOC127857085 gene encoding nuclear receptor ROR-alpha A-like has product MSSDERQVAKCLSKRKNVPVSKSDLASKTSTKAKADSTTQPTKPKQKRRREKNLDPCPPETPLPPCRVCDEIASGYHYGVNSCEACKAFYKRTLKKVEVNYKCKCTPDEAAAWKTGPQSNGCPSCRYERCLTVGMSRNAMKIGRYTLEHKSENIREVTKARVEDSETIATPSRSSSNLTDMEQPAPQPSSPISIEDIIIKSFSFALSPDNLYDDDLQISDTEESCVNNFMIQGTDLAGTDTSGLESKPGPSLKEMEQIVKILTKANKETSEELAISQEEIQRVHTSVLENYQLKSQVFGLMKPISIQEYLEFYKSTGIDVDGRGEELITAILHFQKKIVESVKFAKTIPGFRQLCPDDQASLLKASRVDIDIICTYKYMYHCHNVERQVIITPWGGKYHIDELEKVFPRDLVLGRNKAVRSLYELGLSEHEEAVVKAFVVMSPDRCELREPEKVQESQDKLLSCLRHLFNIRPGGTGTRLYKLFDILTYFRSLFERETEFVKTVKVHAPDYLYDDKFALIREFVL; this is encoded by the exons ATGTCTTCAGATGAACGTCAAGTCGCAAAATGCCTGTCAAAGAGGAAAAACGTCCCGGTTTCGAAAAGTGACCTTGCGTCGAAAACGTCAACAAAAGCCAAGGCCGACAGCACTACACAGCCAACAAAACCTAAACAAAAGCGTCGACGCGAAAAGAACCTTGATCCATGCCCGCCAGAGACCCCACTTCCGCCCTGCCGCGTGTGTGATGAGATAGCTTCCGGTTACCATTATGGAGTGAACTCATGCGAAGCATGCAAG GCTTTCTACAAAAGAACGCTCAAGAAGGTAGAAGTAAATTACAAGTGTAAATGTACCCCAGATGAAGCGGCTGCCTGGAAAACTGGGCCACAGAGCAATGGATGTCCGTCATGTAGATACGAGAGATGTCTGACTGTTGGAATGTCTCGCAACG CAATGAAAATTGGTCGATACACGCTAGAACATAAATCTGAGAACATTCGCGAGGTGACAAAAGCAAGAGTCGAAGATTCAGAAACAATTGCAACTCCGTCGAGATCTTCAAGCAATCTCACAGATATGGAGCAACCAGCACCACAGCCATCTTCGCCAATCTCAATTGAAGACATTATTATCAAATCGTTTTCATTCGCGCTTTCACCGGATAATTTATACG ATGATGATCTCCAAATCAGCGATACTGAAGAATCATGCGTTAACAATTTTATGATACAAGGAACCGACTTGGCAGGCACTGATACAAGCGGCTTGGAATCAAAGCCAGGACCTTCACTGAAG GAAATGGAACAAATTGTAAAGATTCTTACAAAAGCAAACAAAGAAACTTCTGAGGAGTTGGCTATATCTCAAGAAGAAATCCAAAGGGTCCATACAAGTGTTTTG GAGAATTATCAACTGAAGTCACAAGTATTTGGATTAATGAAACCAATCTCAATCCAGGAATACTTGGAATTTTACAAGTCAACAG GTATAGATGTAGACGGCCGGGGTGAAGAACTCATTACAGCCATACTGCATTTCCAGAAAAAGATTGTCGAAAGTGTTAAGTTTGCGAAAACCATTCCGGGATTCAGGCAGCTTTGTCCAGACGATCAAGCCAGTCTGCTGAAgg CTTCTCGAGTGGACATAGACATTATTTGTACGTACAAATATATGTACCACTGTCACAACGTGGAACGCCAGGTTATAATAACTCCCTGGGGCGGGAAATATCACATTGACGAGCTCGAAAAGGTTTTTCCTCGTGACCTCGTGCTAGGACGAAACAAAGCCGTGCGAAGCCTCTACGAGCTTGGCCTGTCAGAACACGAGGAGGCAGTGGTAAAGGCGTTCGTAGTTATGTCTCCAG ATCGATGCGAGCTGAGGGAACCCGAAAAAGTGCAAGAATCTCAAGATAAGCTGCTTTCCTGCTTGCGTCATTTGTTTAACATTCGTCCGGGCGGGACGGGAACCAGACTTTACAAATTATTTGATATTCTTACTTACTTCCGGTCTTTGTTCGAGCGGGAAACAGAGTTTGTAAAGACTGTGAAAGTCCATGCGCCAGACTATCTCTATGACGACAAGTTCGCGCTTATAAGAGAGTTTGTCCTGTAG